CGTATGAGCCGGCTGGTATCTGATATGCTCTCACTTGCGCGTGCTGATACAGGGCGAACCTTCGAGATAGAACCGGTGGCACTGGAACCAATGATGACGGAGATAGCGCGTCGGGCGTCATTTCTACCTCGTCAAGCGGAGTGGGTTACAGGGGATATGTCCGTCTTAAATGGTAAATATGTTGTGGGTAATAAAGATTATTTGCAACAAATGTTGTTTATTTTTATTGATAATGCTTTTAAATACACACCTTCCGGTGAGGTGAGTTTAGATACAATTTTCTATCAGAATCAGGTTGGTATTCGAATCACCGATACGGGGATAGGTATGGATAAAGATGAGGTTCCATATATTTTCGACCGTTTCTATCGTGCAGATGAATCACGTGGAATTACGGAAGGAATTGGGCTTGGCTTATCTATTGCTAAATGGATTATTGACGAACATGGTGGGTCTGTGGAAGTTGTTACGCGCCAAGGCGAAGGAACTACTTTTGTGATCTGGTTGCCGCTTCTCTTTGCTCCGCCGCTGGAATAGGGTATAATTTAAAGTGTGCCCTATTACAGAAGTCAACGAAAGCAGAAAGTTGGTGAAGTCATGGAAGTCATTAAAATTTCTCCCCGGGGATACTGTTACGGAGTAGTCGATGCTATGGTAATGGCACGGCAGGCTGCGCAAAATCTCGATCTTCCCCGGCCGATTTATATACTGGGCATGATTGTTCATAATAGTCATGTCACGAATTCGTTTGAGGACGACGGCATTATTACCTTGGACGGTCATAACCGTCTGGATATTCTCGATAAAGTAGATAGTGGAACCGTTATATTCACTGCTCACGGAGTTTCTCCTGAGGTACGCAAGATGGCTAGGGATAAAGGATTGACTACTGTTGATGCTACTTGTCCTGATGTGACCAAGACACATGATCTCATTCAGGAGAAGGTCGATGATGGCTATGAGGTTATTTATATCGGCAAGAAAGGCCATCCGGAACCGGAAGGTGCTGTTGGCATTGCGCCAGAACATGTGCATTTAATTGAAAAAGAAGATGAGATTGCAACTCTGTCCATCCCTTCTTCACGGATTGTAATTACGAATCAGACCACTATGAGCCAGTGGGACATTAAAAATATTATGAAAAAGCTTCTAGAGACCTTCCCAGGTGCCGAAGTGCATAATGAGATATGTATGGCTACTCAGGTGCGTCAAGAGGCTGTAGCCGAGCAGGCGGGCCAATGTGATCTAGTGATTGTCGTTGGCGATCCACGAAGCAACAACTCTAATCGTCTGGCACAGGTGTCGGAAGAGATCGCAGGTGTTCCGGCCCATCGGATTTCTGATATCTCTGAACTAAACACAGAGTGGCTAAAGGGTGTAAATATTGTTGGGGTTACTTCGGGCGCATCTACACCGACACCAATTACCAAAGAAGTTATTAATTATTTGGAGCAGTACGATTCCGAGAATCCCGAGACATGGGAGATCAAACGTACAGTGAATATGGCGAAGCTACTTCCTCCAGTTAAGAATAAGAGCGCAAGTACTACTTAATGCGTTAGCGAACTTATATATTTGTGCTTGAAGAAGCGCTTAATCTCGTCTATCGGGGTTGAGCGTTTTTCTTTATAGAAAAAACGGTTTCATCTTCTAAATCAGGAAATAGGATTGACGATAATGGATTTTTGGGGTAAAATCGCTTTATCGGTTAAAAGCATAAAAGCTTAAAAGCTTAAAAGCGAACACGCGTCGTAGTGCGAGTGTATTCAGCGGAATTATTATAAATTTTAAGTGCAGAGAGGAAGTTATAAAATGATCGTCATTACATCCAATCAAACGCCAGAAGAGCAGGTTAAAGATATTATCGCAGTGATCGAAAGAGAGGGCTTGCAGGTACATCTCTCCAAAGGTGCAGATCATACGGTTATCGGATTAGTAGGAAGTGTTACGCCTAAGCTTGCAGAGCATTTGCGGCAAATGAAGGGTGTGGAGAACGTCGTGAAGATCTCCAAGTCCTATAAGCTGGCTAGCCGTGATTTCCATCCAGAGGATACCATCATCGAAATCAAGGGTGTGAAGATTGGCGGAGAGAATCTGGTGATTATGGGCGGTCCTTGTGCCGTGGAGTCTCCAGAGCAGATTGATGAGATTGCCCGTCTAGTTAAAGCTTCAGGTGCGCAGGTACTGCGTGGAGGCGCGTTTAAGCCCCGTACAGGTCCATACAGCTTCCAGGGTGTTGGTGTAGAAGGTTTGACTATGATGGCTGAAGCAGGAAAGCGTCATGGCCTGTTGACCATTACAGAGGTAATGACACCAGAGTATGTGGATATTTGTGCAGAACACGCGGATATTCTCCAGGTGGGTACACGAAACATGCAGAACTTTGATTTGCTGCGTAAGCTTGGTACTTGTGGAAGACCTGTCCTTCTGAAACGCGGCTTCAGTGCAACCTATGATGAATTGCTCAATGCTGCAGAGTACATTTTGGCAGGTGGAAATAAGGATGTAATGCT
This Paenibacillus sp. FSL R5-0345 DNA region includes the following protein-coding sequences:
- a CDS encoding 4-hydroxy-3-methylbut-2-enyl diphosphate reductase, translating into MEVIKISPRGYCYGVVDAMVMARQAAQNLDLPRPIYILGMIVHNSHVTNSFEDDGIITLDGHNRLDILDKVDSGTVIFTAHGVSPEVRKMARDKGLTTVDATCPDVTKTHDLIQEKVDDGYEVIYIGKKGHPEPEGAVGIAPEHVHLIEKEDEIATLSIPSSRIVITNQTTMSQWDIKNIMKKLLETFPGAEVHNEICMATQVRQEAVAEQAGQCDLVIVVGDPRSNNSNRLAQVSEEIAGVPAHRISDISELNTEWLKGVNIVGVTSGASTPTPITKEVINYLEQYDSENPETWEIKRTVNMAKLLPPVKNKSASTT
- the aroF gene encoding 3-deoxy-7-phosphoheptulonate synthase; this translates as MIVITSNQTPEEQVKDIIAVIEREGLQVHLSKGADHTVIGLVGSVTPKLAEHLRQMKGVENVVKISKSYKLASRDFHPEDTIIEIKGVKIGGENLVIMGGPCAVESPEQIDEIARLVKASGAQVLRGGAFKPRTGPYSFQGVGVEGLTMMAEAGKRHGLLTITEVMTPEYVDICAEHADILQVGTRNMQNFDLLRKLGTCGRPVLLKRGFSATYDELLNAAEYILAGGNKDVMLCERGIRTFETYTRNTLDLSAIPVLQSLSHLPVISDPSHGTGRRELVEPMAKASVAAGANGLIIEMHTDPDNSMTGDGVQSLFPEQFDNLLKDLEKLAPIVGRKFSTSPETVSAL